TGTTTTGGTTATGCTTTTATTAATTGAAAAACATTATGCTTTTCTTTCAAATTTTCATCCTCTCAAATGGTAGAacaattttctcttttctttctttcttcttatttttccgTGGGGAGGCTGGGGCTTAGGGGTTGCTTATATTGGGCAGCCCTTATTCTTTTGAGAAACCACACTTTATCGAGCTGAATATGTAAAATGGGAAACTCTTTTAAAACCATTGGGAAAAGGATTATATAGAAGACTTTTTTAAGAACAAAAAGGTTATAATGACCATAGTAAATCTCTCCAAGCATGTATATCAATAACTACTCATGAACATGGATAAACCAGAGGCTGCTAAatatttgtattaattcattaaaatttcttaatcaattgatcaactactctttttttgtgtgttttaagaaaTTTTGTCGATCTATTACTCTAATGTTAAATACCCTCAGATGAATCTGCATAATATATGTCAGAGAACACTACTAAAgaatttgaaaaagataaataacGAACCACAAAAGAATGTCAAAAAATCAAGCAAGCATTTATGGGTTTTTAAATTCAATCAACAAAaagaaatgaaacaatatataaaaacagttcaattttttaaaatatttaatctgtTTTTCTGCATCTAAATGGGATGTACACGTAATTCAGTGCAGCCCTCTATTTTAATTCAACAGTAGCTGCTAGAACTTCTAAACTAACAGTAGCTCCTGGATTGGTTAATGCAAAATTGGAAATCGTAATAATCTGACAACCACCACCTATAATGTATCTTCACAGTGTAACTTATGAATCATTAGATTAGTTccaaaatattctaaaaattatatttatttcatGAAACTTCTAATGTTAAATATATATTATCTAACATCTAAATTTTTCCTGGTCCTTACATTGTCATTGTTCACATCCATTTAAAAGCTCAGTCGACGTATTCATTGtctagcattttttttatttattactcTCAACACTGCAGAATTCCATGTTGGGTCCATATTAAAGATTTATCTAGGCCCTTATCTAAAACGACCAATAGTAAATATCCCTCTCCATACTGATCTCATACTAAACTACACTGCCACTAGCGGCGTACTTGGTTATCGCATTCTAATACTATCTTGACCTCCACAAATCTTATACAATGTAAAATTTTATCCTATCTCTCATGCTCctagccaagttgaaaatttgtAAATCATACAGTCTCTTCAAAGCTTAGCATCGTGATTCTGGGGAAAAAGGTGGACAGTATATTCAAGCAGCCTTGGTAAAATTAAATGCAAGTACGAGAAACCTAATATATACTGCCTAATAGGTCCAACTAATGCCTTTTGGCCCCAGCATATAAAAAAGAAGAGGCAGAGGAGGAGGCAAGCATTATCAACAAGGCATCAACAAAACAGGAACCATATTAACAAGTTTATTCAAGTATCTGCCATTGGAAAAACACTCCTTCCCAAACTGGCATCAACAGCACAGCATCCTTCCATCCCCCTGTTTTGCATTTCCATACACAACCTTAATTATACATCAATTTTCAGAATTCTCTATACATCCATATTGGCAATGCTTTTGTTAACAgaagaaaagtatttttttgttCATGATCTTTTTTAGAACTGGCATTTAACCATCAAGTCTGCTGTTTGATGCAATACGTCAGAATTGCGAGTCGTTCAAGAGCCACTGCATTGGTTCCAAAGTCCCAAAATGAGGTctcaattttgttttaaaaaatgatttggGTAAAACTTCAGAGACCAGTTTTTGACATCTTATGTCTCGCCCTTTTTTATTTTCACATAGCTTAACAGCATATAATACTTCATACTGCTTTTCTCTAATGTGTTCATATGTTGTTGGAGGCATCAAGTAGTGTGTCAAAgtgtcttcttttcttttcttcagcaCTTAAACCTCCTCATATCCATTATAACTGACTGCTACTTCGATGCACACAAGTTACCTAGAGATcaatataaataaaagaaagcaGGCAAGGGGAAATTTAACATGTTGAGAAGCAGTAATTAATGATGCAATGGTGACTGACGATGAAAACCATTTTCGATCGCTAAATAGAACAATACTTCCCCattcaataaaaatatttatgtccAAATGAGcattttaagaaattctaaggTCATAAAACACAACAAAAGATAAAAACTGCAAAGATCCAGTTAAAGAATTGTCAGTTAGACTTGACAGATTTTGCTTCTCATCAAAATGCCATATGGAGAAAGGTATAGCATTCATACAAAAGACATGCCTAGACAGCTAAAACAAGGAGGTATCTGCCTCAACATAAGCACACATTCATAATTGATATTGAAAGTAATTTCTTTTCTGATAATGATTTAGTCATATATAAGTTCAAAAATACACTAATTTCATCTTGAATATTTATAGGTCATACCTCGGGACATCATTAAACATTGTAAATCCTCCGCAGCAAATGTAGAATTAGTCACACAAACAACTAAGTAGGCAAGTTAATATAGTGATTCAAGAATCAGCATGTAGCAGAAGTATTATTCATACCTTCCTAATCAGCTATAAGATCGCGGCAATGGTATAAAGAGgacattttaaataattgaacaaaaatagaattactgaaTGAAAGCTATCACattaagtataaatcagaatgTATCAAAGGACTTttttgtaaaaattgtatcaaaaaaaaatacacaTAAGTTTATTGAAATCACCAGGGAGGCAAAGAAAGGTAGTTCAATATGCTTGATTGCACAAAAGAGCACTCCAGAATATCTGGAACCCCATTAAGACCTTTCAAGCATGCATCAGCAAAAGCACCAGCATAGCTGTACCAAATGCTACTGCTTAAGACCCGGACACATACCTATATATTTCTAGACTAACTCTTAAAATCAAAGCCTTGGACATAGGAAATCACATCAAACAGAAAGATGTGCATACAAGGCAAGGAGCATAAAAGCAACATTGAGAAGTAAGGCCAAAAAAACTATACAAATTTCAATTGAAGTATTAGATAAATTGTTGCTTGTCTCATTCAACACAAGACCTATTGACTAATCTGATTTAAAATTTAACTACTTTTGAATCATATGTTATTGTCATAAAAAGAGTATAAGATgccaataaaaaaaaggaagggcaGAACGGATATATTACAATGGTCAAGAATTAATTATAACCAGTAAAAAAAACTCTTGTAAGGAAAGACAGAAATGGCACAATGTCAAAAAGTAGTTGCAACTAGTAAAATATTAACACTTATTGTTGCATTATAAGATATCTCACAGAACAGGaggcataaataaatatatcaatatatgGAGGAAGCCATGCTTCTAATCACATTTGGATTTACCTCCCCTACTAGTGAACAAAACAATCAGAAAAAAGTAAACAGAAAGTTTACGAGTATAAAACTGTATGGCTCTAGTTCAAGCAAGATCCAGAAGTAAGGGAAATAACTCTTAAACATCTAGCAAGATCTAGTGGAAAGAGAGAGCAAGGAAAGTTCCTTGAAGAGGATATGAGACAACATTTGTCGATTGAAAAACCCTAAGGTGGCATGATTGATGGCACAACTAACTGTAATAACGCACATAACCcacagggaaaagaaaaaatgataaaaacagAAGTATATTCTAGATTCCAGTCTCCAAACAGGATCTAGGATGGTAGTTGATCATTGTTTTAGTTAACCTACATTGCACAGTTCATCTAAATAAAATTCCTGCCAAGGCAGGAAAATGATCATGAACAATTTAAGGAGTGACAATACCAGttataacaaaaagaaaaatgatacaCGAGCAATTTAAGGAGTAAAATACAAGCCAGAACAAAGCCCaagatcttttactcttaaatGTTATAATTGAACTTTGAGGTCACCAAAATTGCCCTGTAAATTGGCCACTTAACCACCCCATGCTGAAGATTCTCTATGAAATGATTAAGGACTCTTAACATCAAAAAAGTAcgcaaaatatatcatgaaaCCTCAAACTTGAGAAAAAGAGTAGGAAGGTGGCACTGATTAGCTAATATGAAGAAAAGGATAGagcctaaataaaataaatataaaataataactgTGTCAAGAAACTATTTGCCCTTACTCAGTATGGAAACAGTTCAACAGAAAAcagaaattttaataaaatcatATCCTGAGTAAAGGTGCATAATCTTTAAGCAAAATGATAAAAATTCTGACAGCAAATAAGAATCTTGTAAAGGCTAACCTCTTGCAGATAGTAGAATATCAACTTCATCTGATAGCATAGAAAATTATTAGGTAAACTAGATGGCATAGCTTCTGGTAAGAATAAATTTTAATCCACagttttcattcttttttcatGATTTATCAAAATTTGAGATCGTATGATTAAGCAGCAGTAATATGCATAAAAAACGCCCGTTAAATTAGCAGTTAATAATAAAAACCTCTGACATTGCCCCATTAAAtttccataaaagacagtaatGCAAGATAAATCAAATTATCGACTGCAAAATTACAAACATACTAGTTAGAGAAAGCTTTAAGTCCAAAACAACTATTGCTAGCCTCAGATATCTTCACACTTACACCATGGACAAGGTTGCAGAGCCTTTCCCAGCCTTTGCTTTCACCACCTCAGTTCCTCCATCTTGCGTCCTCTTATCCTCAGCTGTTAGCCGCATTGCTTGCCGGAATAGCCTGCCAATCAGAATAAAGTAATAACTCAGTCATATAAGAGCTCTGAATGAAGCCAatgataataagaaaaaaaaaaagtcaacaaCAATGATAACAGAATACACGCATGAAACAAAGAGACCCACCTGGGAAAACAGAGGCAGAATGGTTATATCGGCAGGCCCACCAACAACAGGTACATTGACCTCTGCAGCGGACAACTTTCACCACTTAAAACCAAAAAGGACACTTTGAGGGGAAGACCACCAAATACATACATAAAAACCAAGAAAAGGCAAAAGCTTTACCCTCAACCGGAACCTTTGCCTTCCCGGCAAAGAAAGTCTTAGCTCTCACCACATCGAGCGTGGTGACTCCGAAAAGCTTCCTTTTATCATAGGTCTCCGCCTTCTTGAACACCTCCGCCGCAATCGGCACCGTCGAATTCACAGGCTTGCCAATCATATTAACAAGTGCctaaatttaaccaaaaaacACAATTGTTTGCATACGTTCAAGATGAACGAAATAAAGAAGGggcaagaaaaggaaaggaaaagaaatggaAAGGAGTGGTGGTGGAATACAGTAGGGCAGTACTTGGTTATGGCCGTGCATAGAGGCTTGACGATGCCGGCATTGATGTTGAACAGATCGTCGCGGGTCATACCCGGTTTCCGAGGGACGCCGGCCGGGATGATGACGACATCGAAGCCCTCTAGGGCTTTCCCGAGTTTCTCCTCGCCCATAAATCCGACAACCGACATAAAGAAAAGAGGAATCCAAAACCCTCGATCAGATATTTTCCAGGATTAGGAAGGGAGAAGGAGATGAGAGATGGTACGAGAAAGGGCAAGGGGGGGCCTGGGTGCGCGTGTTGATGTGGCTGACGTCGGCGGCGACGCCGGGGTGCCGGCGATATCGTAGAGGGAAAGGGAGGAGACCAAAGGGTTGAGATTCATGAGGAGAGCGAGGGGATGGCCGATGCCGCCGGCGGCGCCGACGGTTTCCTCCCACCTCCTCTTCTGACGGCGGTTTCAACCGATCGGAAAAGGAAAACCCTCATCTTTCTTTCATTCTAAGGAGGAAAGATGGAAGTAAAAAAGGTTGGAGAAAAAAGAGTGAGGCTGGCACTAGAGGCTGGAGCGGAGGCGACagcgggagagggagggaaGCCTTTAAAcagaaatagaaaataataataataaaaaatttaatatacCGGCCCTCGCACCATATGTACATGAGCGTagatcaaaaaaaagaagctggCAAGGAACGCTCGCACCTTCGGCGAGCGCAGAATATCGCCGAGGTTTGTTGCGGAGTCTGCTCGAGCATTAGCGATGGAGTCCAGACTCACCACCCCTTCAAACATACCCTTGATAGCTTGGAACATCTGGGATTCCTTCTCTGCTCAGACAGCTCCTCGGACGATGTTCTTCAcctaggagcccccacccccgagtttcctcaaggtaaaTTTTGACGGGTCGGTGTTGGATGGAGGTACGCGAGGCGGGGCAGGCTTCGTCATACGGGACCCTCACTCAAGGGTAGTGGCAGCGGGCGGTTGCCGGTTGTTCGACATATCAGTTCCAGGGGCAGAGTTGCGAGCTGCCTGGGTAGGTCTTCGCCATGCGCGGTAGGTGCTGCGGACCAGCTCGATCATCTTGGAGGGCGACTTGGCTACACTTATTGGGTGGATTCGGCGAGGCCCGAGTGGTGAGAGCACTGACCACCCTCTGATCCGGGACATTAGGATGATGGTGAGGGATGGCGTGGCCTttgaggccaagcatgtatttagagaggaAGGCCAACGGGACGGCGGACTGGGTGGCTGCGTACGTGGCCTACCACTCAGGATACGCCCTGTGGGCAGGAGAGAGGGAGCTGCCATTGGCACTACGTGAGAttgtatattttgatttttttgggtgTATTCGGACACGCGTTGTCTGAAGAACCcgttaaagaagaagaagaagaagaagaagctggctaaagaagtagaaaacatccttttggcTTCTTCAAAAAAAGCTTTCGGAGTGATGCGCCGCATAGAAAGCTACTCAGCTAGCAACCATGTTAGCCTTTCTGCATGAGTGGTCTTGAAAAAGCTACACTCCACCCATCCATTCTATATCAAGAAGCAAGAAGACCAACAAACAAGAGCAGCTAACATTATAAATAAGCAAGATCTTATACGATGGAACCAGCTAGCTACATGAGGCACTTTGCACGGAGAATTTGTTTGATCTGCAAAATATGTTGGAGTAAAGGTAGGTGAGAAGGAGCACCTGAGCTATTCTGATTTTCCATTATGCCACTGTCACAGAATCTCCCTCCATCCAAATCTATGCGGTTTTATAGACATACATCGCAATATGTATACCCTCCCATCTAGCTCTAAGAGCAAAGATCTAGCTGCTACATGAATGATTTGGTTGGTATGATCATGAAGCAGAAACCCTGCATCAAATTGCCGAATTTCCTACAGACCTGTGAATGCTAAGACGATCGCATTGGTATTGGATGGCAACAGAAGGAGAGAGGTGAGAGGCCGAATTGATTTTCatagaattttaaattttgattcCGTTTCCACAAAGAAGCgtgacaaaaaaaataataaaaaataagccTTCTAATAATGTTCTTTATACATGCTCGTGCCACGTGATCGGccaaaatctcaaaattatGTGAAACGTTACAAGTAGTGCGATTTCATGGAGAAACCTCAAAGAGAAATGCATGCTCGGATCCCAAAGCTAATATGTAGGaagattttaactttctttttgtttttttgattcCATTTGTTTTTAACACAGGCTTGCtcttgttattattttttttttgttgataaaACCAGAATATATTAATACCAATTTAGAAAAAATCAGTTGTatgaatcagaaaaaaaaatgtggaaaaagtttttaaaaaaatatccgACATAGCAATCCATAATGTAGTTTCTATATGATTAGCAATATATGTCGCTATACAATCAGCAACATTATTAGCTTCTCGAAAAAATATACGTTATACCATGTGTCATATATTAATGGATGAGAAGTATCCGACTTAGATTGTTTGAAGTCAAAACATATTACACACATACCTATTCAATAAGGCAAATCACATGACACGTATCTGTCTATATTATTTCTTTAAATCTTGGGTTCTTCGAAGTCAAACTAATGACACGCATGCCTGTTAAAATAGAGAGACATATCTATCCTTCATGTTGCCATGACACATACCATAGCAGATAGCtatgatgccatttttgcaCTATAAAGTTGTGTACCATTAAAGATAGCCACCACATCACCATCTTAGAGGTGGGTAGCCTTATTTGATTCCTAGAATAGCATTATCCTCGAAATATATGGCACATCACCATAATGAAGAAGATGGAAAAGAGTCATCCATCTCCAAAATAGATAATGCGGTGGCTATCTGCCTATCCATCATGGGAGGGTGCAAAAATTGCGCCACAAAGTATCCTTCTTCGTGTGGATGGTGAACAGATGCCTATTTGATCTGCCGCACTCAATGGCGTACCCATGTAGACTAACCTATTCCAAGGCACCGAGTCACAATCTGATGGGATTTCTTGGAGAAATCCCACTGCCAAAGGATTAACCCTGCAATCTCATCTCATGGGAAGGCACGGCTCCATATTACGACAGAGCTTTTCTTAGGAATTGGCGTGAAGCAATTTGCTTGTATCCTAGAAAACAGAATCCTGAAATTGTACTGATGAAGTTGCGACAATAAAATTAAGAAACATCAGGTTTCCAAATCACAAACATAGACTGATAGACTCTCTGAACAGCAATCTCATTCAATAATCTTTCGCTTACAAATCCTACAATTACCTCTTAACCATAGCAAGCAAAGGGGCTAATGCACGaagagaaggggaaaaaagaaaaataacaatcTAGAACTAACAAGGTATCTTGGAGGTAAACCACTCCATGACGTGAAGAGGTGCTTTGATAAGCTCGATCGACAGCTCCACCAATATCGTCACACAGAGGCAGCACGGGCATATACACGACAGCAGCAACCTGTAATTATGACCAAACCAACCTCAATTAGATGCAAGCCTCCTCtgcatttagaaatcatatatcTTCCTATTCTTTGTGATTTTTTTGGGAAGAAAGGAGAACATGAGACTCAGATAGAGGACGTACCCTACGATCCAGACCGCGACGCCGATGAGGGAGacgaggagggagaggaaggcgaAGGGGAGTCCCAACAGCCATCCAAGCGGCCGGCACTCGCCGTCGCAGCACATTTTCTCCTCCTCTACCGTGTTATCCCTTTCCTTTCCTCAGCTTCAAAACTCTCTCTTCTTGCTGTTGTTTAAGCAAGTTTCTTCTCGATTCCAATAACTCAGGGCAGGTTTTCCACCCTCTCCTCTGCTACTCAGACGAAAGAAGTTCTCTTCTCAGCCACcctcttcttcttgtttcttttctttcagaCTCGAGCTGCTTCTCTTACCTGTGCCTTCTTATCTTGCGTCCGGTCCTCTTTTGCGACGGAGAAAACAAACGCGTTTTTTATTGCTCATTTGCCTAAGCACAAGGATACGTCCCAAGAGGCCGAGGTCAAACGGTGTTGGCGACAAAGTAGGCGCCCGAAGCAGCATGGAAACGGGCGGCTGTTAGAACAGACGCAAGATGACACCgtgtaaaaaaattatattaaaacatAAAGAAAGCATGCCCAAATTTTCCATTAGTCAATTACATTACTATGTCTTTAGCCAACTGCTGCAGTGCAAGTTTAACACGCCACGAGTGTCTTCTCTCAATAAAGAGCGATAATAAATTTGCTATATTGACAAGACGGCACCTTCAATCCTTCATCCCCGTTTGGAGACAAAATAGCTTTTCCTTGGTAGTTGGTACAGGAAATAGTGCATGAAAAGGTCATTGAAGATTAATAGttttttctgaaatttattACAACAAATCCTTACAATTTTCTTATTTCGATAGAAATTTGTTCCCACAAATACTCCATAAGATGATGGCTGTGAAGGATGTTTATCTGACAACCCACAACTAATCCTGCGCTGATAGTttacttttcttttaatttttttgataagTGCTGATAGTTTACTTGATACTAATTCACCAATTACCACCATACCTCAATGCAAAATATGCATTAAATTTAactgtgccaaaaaaaaaaaaaaaaaaacagaatagTTCTTGTTAAAAGCCTGTGGGAGACCACATGCATCACAATGATCACATGCTGAGAGTTTTGAAAAATATAGCATAATGAAAGTTGAATTTATGGCACTTTACAAGTTATAAAATGCAAATGCGACTACTCATTCAAACTCAAGTTCGTGTCCCCATCGCAATGAATGATAGCCAGCCTATCATCCACCTGTCACAGAACCACCATATCCTTTGAGCATAAATAATTATCAACCACGGAATACATACGATGGATATTCTAGTTGCCTAGATCTACCTTTGAAAGATTTTTACTCATGGTCTCACATTTCAGCGTACCATCATAACCTGGATCAGAACCAAAATATTGTTTACATGTAGGACTACATATTAATGTTTAACTGATTACAAATGGCTTACCAGTCACAGGGAATTCCGGCTTAATCATGAGCTGAATGGTTGAATGGGACCTTCACGTCCATGTTATACTCCTTCAACAAGTCTCCAAGGTCATCATTTGTTATATGAAAATATTGTAGTACGAAGTATGTAAAAAAAGATAAAGCATTTGTAATTGAAGGTGGCATTTACCTTTAAAAGTAGCACAAGGAATTCGACCCATCTTTTGACAGACCAGGATGAACCAGTACAGACCAACTGtgacatgttgaacttcctccTCAGCAATCTTTGCCACAATGTTTAATGTCCTATGATGCCCAAAACTCACCAAATTCTGCACCAGCCTAGGTCCAGCATCGAGGCCTCTAGCCTCCTGAAAGAGTTCTAAATATAATCAATCAGCCAATACAAGACCAAATTAAACAAAAGTGAATCTCTTGGTAATTCAGTTGAAAATAACATGGATCAAGCAAGGGAAACATAAGATAAG
This is a stretch of genomic DNA from Phoenix dactylifera cultivar Barhee BC4 chromosome 9, palm_55x_up_171113_PBpolish2nd_filt_p, whole genome shotgun sequence. It encodes these proteins:
- the LOC120112017 gene encoding malate dehydrogenase, mitochondrial-like → MSVVGFMGEEKLGKALEGFDVVIIPAGVPRKPGMTRDDLFNINAGIVKPLCTAITKYCPTALVNMIGKPVNSTVPIAAEVFKKAETYDKRKLFGVTTLDVVRAKTFFAGKAKVPVEGKAFAFSWFLCMYLVVFPSKCPFWF
- the LOC120111928 gene encoding signaling peptide TAXIMIN 1, which produces MCCDGECRPLGWLLGLPFAFLSLLVSLIGVAVWIVGLLLSCICPCCLCVTILVELSIELIKAPLHVMEWFTSKIPC